The proteins below are encoded in one region of Candidatus Omnitrophota bacterium:
- the recR gene encoding recombination mediator RecR: MSFSRIFNELVKSFSRFPGVGRRSAERIVFHVLKMKPNDIKELTEKMEEIHNHIKPCNMCNNFSTKDICSICADSKRERDVICVVEEPKDIMAIEKTSHYKGLYYVLLGSLSPLEGIGAEDLNLQKLINRVEKGEVREVIISTDPDNEGELTAQFLIQKLSPYKVKIYRISIGVPLGTQIEYIDSATLGKALLERRALT; the protein is encoded by the coding sequence ATGAGTTTTAGTAGAATTTTTAATGAGTTAGTAAAGAGCTTTTCGCGTTTTCCCGGAGTTGGCCGCCGGAGCGCTGAAAGAATAGTTTTCCATGTTTTAAAGATGAAGCCTAATGACATTAAAGAGTTAACCGAAAAAATGGAGGAGATTCACAATCATATAAAGCCTTGTAATATGTGTAATAACTTTTCGACCAAAGATATCTGTTCAATTTGTGCCGATTCCAAACGTGAACGAGATGTTATTTGTGTGGTTGAAGAACCAAAAGATATTATGGCTATCGAGAAGACCTCGCATTACAAGGGACTTTATTACGTTCTTTTAGGTTCTTTGTCACCACTTGAGGGGATTGGTGCCGAGGATTTAAATCTACAAAAGTTAATTAATAGAGTAGAAAAAGGAGAAGTGAGGGAAGTTATTATTTCGACTGACCCTGATAATGAGGGTGAGTTAACTGCCCAATTTTTGATTCAGAAATTGTCTCCTTATAAGGTTAAAATTTACCGTATTTCAATCGGTGTTCCTTTGGGGACTCAGATTGAGTATATCGATTCAGCTACTTTAGGCAAAGCTCTCTTAGAGCGAAGAGCCCTTACCTAA